Proteins encoded by one window of Myripristis murdjan chromosome 1, fMyrMur1.1, whole genome shotgun sequence:
- the LOC115359533 gene encoding myelin and lymphocyte protein-like — protein sequence MASNTATMGNLPSGVGICTTIPDILYLPELVFGGLVWILVACTLVVPANPQGWVMFVSVFCFVMTFIWMLVFACGAHRNSGGWAAADFAYHGLAAFFYLSASVALAKVTLEMKDGDILKNYQLDISAVVFSYVATLLYFIHTILSAIRWKSF from the exons ATGGCCTCCAACACTGCGACCATGGGCAACCTGCCCAGCGGCGTGGGGATCTGCACCACCATCCCCGACATCCTCTACCTGCCGGAGCTG GTGTTCGGTGGTCTGGTCTGGATCCTGGTGGCGTGCACGCTGGTGGTGCCGGCGAACCCTCAGGGCTGGGTCATGTTCGTCTCCGTCTTCTGCTTCGTCATGACCTTCATCTGGATGCTGGTGTTCGCCTGCGGGGCGCATCGCAACAGCGGAGGCTGGGCGGCAGCG GACTTTGCGTACCATGGCTTGGCTGCCTTCTTCTACCTCAGTGCTTCAGTGGCTTTGGCCAAAGTGACTCTGGAAATGAAAGATGGCGACATCCTTAAAAACTACCAGCTGGACATTTCTGCGGTG gtcttctccTACGTGGCGACCCTGCTCTACTTCATCCACACCATCCTGTCTGCCATCCGGTGGAAGTCCTTCTAG